TTCACATTAGGGGGCTcagaaaatggtatattttacatttactcttggaattcaaccaaaatCGATTTAATTACTTTGATATGAATTAAATATCTATTAGTATAGAAAAAAGCAATTTACAactaaatctattttttttttttcaaacgcaccctaatcaaaaatatttttttccatcgataacactggtcaacaaaatttaatttttttttttgtgtcgagACTAAGATATACTTTATATATATACGgtcatatttcaaaaacgggagctgataggatatttctgacttcagattcgaattcagcaccccgaaaacctatagaaaagtatatcatagtctcgtcaccaaaaaccttgtagacctgtgtaatttgtttcaaatgtgaaccactcgtttttttttttattccactaTGAAAAGTAGaagatatgtattttttttgcgccaccctaatgtaacacggtttcaaattttacatgttattaaaaaaaagtaaatattttttgtttattaaacaaaactcattctgtggtcatttttttatttttttttctgacgtttatgaacactcagtgactgctgaaaattgtactaacgcaggcctgcaaacattctgcagaattggtgtgtttattaatgcagcaaagcagaaagacgaaacactttaaattttaaaataaaaatacttcatcatggttgtatttacaaaaaatcatctgaattgctcgataataatcatttttagcaaaaaaaaacaaaaccgacttccatggatcaaaactgggttttatggtttttaaaatagttcccatggcaaaaagtgaaatgggaccacactgcagccaccagctatccaatacaaaaagaattatcaaaattggttcactcagtccaaagttatgcggtaacaaacataaaaaaaaaaaaaaaaatacagacgaattgaatacctcctcctttttggaagtcggtaacaaaacggaaaaatatgttttttaatgattaaagcaattttaacttGTTCTATTCCGATTGTAAAATGGCAGCCAGGCGCTCAAACATGGACATGTTTGATACCAAAACAATATGCTCCCTACCGTGAAGCACAGCAGAGGATCATTGATAGTTTGGGGTTTTTCTAGCTGCAGGCTCTACCCTGTTACACCAAATCAACGGAATTGTGGATCATTTCCAGAATGGAGAGATGTTGGAGTCGATAATGGTTCcataaaagaagaaagaaatgcctttacaTTGGCTCTTTCTGAAAGTTATGAAGCCAAAAATTCTTATAAGATCGTAAAACAGTAGTTCCGGGAAGACAATACTCCTGGCTTGGAATAGCCGTAACAATTATCTGACTTAAACccaattgaaaatttgtgggcCATCTTTAAGTGACAGGTAGAGAAGAAAAAGCACACCTCGGCAACTAACGTACTTGGagctttgaaaaatgactaggagcatattcctagttctattttatttaatttggccGAGTCCAAGCCTCGTTGGTGCCGAgcagttttcgaaaacaaaggtttcttaacaaaatattaactttgaacataaacattaaaaaatccggttagtttttcacaacCGAAATTCTGGctttacttcatttttcaatttttaatttttttgtatgtgttaaaggtcattattttctgttgaaattgcttaactgATATATAAACGACCTAGCAAAAATACTAAAACAATTGTTTGTTttagttttgtgttataaaattttatttgattaaaatgacaaaaaaatccggaatgtttttagcagcactgtatattaaaaactcgttttctgaagaaaaaaaaaacagtttttttgagttatgagCGATATGTAAAGCTttctttaattttcttcttttttgctttgtactttctttcttcttcttatttttgcTAAATTAGTGTATTGCTGATGTTGGTTTGAAATGGAttcagtaaaaattaaaaattataaaagaaaaatcttatttgttttgttttatttttgtttgtttgtggtCAATAAGGTGTTTTATATTCTTACTGAACAATCttaaaagtttgttttaatttgcctgggaaaaaaaattcattaacttctTTAAAAATGTGTACACTATTAACTGTAATCTTATTTGAACACATTTATATTTTCAGACTCTAAACCTAACGGTAGATGATGTTGTTGAAGTAGCTCCCAAGGATATAAGCTATGTGCACAGTTTTTACGCACCCTTAACCGTTCGGATTGTTGAACAAAGCCTAAAACCACTTGGGTGGCAATCTCTTAAAAGTTCTATAAATGTTCTCCCAGGCAAAACATTTGAAGACTTTCAAGCACAGTTAATTGGAATTAACGGCCGACAATCATCTACACCAAGTGAAGGATCATCGCTTAATGTTCCTCGTGTTGTGTTGGTATTTTTCGTTGGCGGTTGTACATTTGCTGAAATATCCGCTCTAAGATTTTTATCGCAACAAGAAGACAACAACGTTGAATTCGTCATTGCAACtacaaaacttttgaataaGAACTCATTCCTGGACACTTTAATTGAATTtgcctaaaaatattttgctataTACGCtctagttttgtttaaaataaatataattatataataatatatttatagaaaatatCTGTATAGAATTACATATGTATGCAACTAACATTGTAGTTTCAAATAAAGTTTATATTAAGAAAGTATACATCATATATATTATTACGGTTGTCGAACACCCTTTACCGGGACTTACACCGaacagattttaataaattatatcttaaaaaaaggcgAATTTCTGCCGCCAGAATctggcaaaatataaatatttaaatgtttataattttttaagaaatcttaatttgtttaaaaaataatattccagccaaaatgaattttaaaatgactttttaccacTTTCCAATGAATCTGGAAATGTTTGACATGGCGTGTTCCTGTTCACATTAGGGGTGTTCGTATATCATTAGTTCGTATCATCAGGGGCGTTCGTTAGGCGAGTAAATTCTCcgatttgcttaaaaattctgatggttaacattttaagcattattatacaaacaaattgcagataagtttggacaaaaatatgaaacctgtcaaattttagaagtggggatgaaatcctctcagagaaagaaaaaattgtgcaaaagtacgcaaactcttttaggacaaaattatcatttattaaaagaaaaaaagaaggcactagcttttgaaagatttcagacttttgtccgaagaaatttttgggcagaaatttgCAAGAAGAGGGGctctcttttttgtaaaaaaaaaattacacagtttcagtctaatcaaacaggaattgggttaaaaaagttgaaaaaaggagaattatttctgtttttggcagtacctaaacagccctgttacatgtaacattagttatacatttttatttcatttttggcacacaaattgaaaatgccaacttttgaggttctgggtagtcaacctccgtaaaaaaaagatcactcaaaagttttattttgtatttaagtgccttatatcatgttttcactaaaatccaaatgagatattttcgtaaactatttcattttgaatgtcaaatggTTAATGGTAAATTGCTAATCCTCATCGAGGTAAAATGGATCGAaagattaatttgaaattaaaggccccaacccatagaatccgttccaCCCGTTGTGTCAATTAATCCGTTGAAATTGAAGGATgtgacagaaaggggtgacccaaagaaaacgttgcatgacggattgctttttgacagctcactttaaattccaaggtgtgttcgatattttctcgatgaatgtgcactaaggaagttctgatgcaagaaattgttaactattatcgttgttcttttttttttaataaaataaaatacgctactagactttatgtatgtacttgctcttcagttaaaaacaatttttaataacagattatcatttgtagatatgactttggcatagtaaaattgaactctacaacagaattttagtatttaattgatataatttattagatatatcattaaatgttacttttattacattttcttca
This DNA window, taken from Episyrphus balteatus chromosome 2, idEpiBalt1.1, whole genome shotgun sequence, encodes the following:
- the LOC129911786 gene encoding vacuolar protein sorting-associated protein 33A-like, with protein sequence MDSVKIKNYKRKILFVLFYFCLFVVNKTLNLTVDDVVEVAPKDISYVHSFYAPLTVRIVEQSLKPLGWQSLKSSINVLPGKTFEDFQAQLIGINGRQSSTPSEGSSLNVPRVVLVFFVGGCTFAEISALRFLSQQEDNNVEFVIATTKLLNKNSFLDTLIEFA